In the Pelomicrobium methylotrophicum genome, GCTCCACCGTCCAGGGCGCCGTCAGCCCAAGCAATTGCCGGTACAACTCCACGCTGTCCATCGCATGTCTCCCATGAAAACTATGCGCGACAGCTTACTACCGACCCACAGAAATGTCTGAAGAACCCAAAAATTTTTATTTCCTCGCTCGAGCTTTCCCGTGCCCCACGCACAGCTATTCAGACCGTCTCCAGCCAAGCGGGCAACAACCTGGGAACGGCGCTTTCTGCCGTCGGCAGTTCTTCGACAAGACGCCGATAGGATGGGAACGCTGGTCTATGCAGGCCAGGGTCTTCAGGACGAGAAGCGGTAGCGGCGCGGACCCGAACGTCCTCACTGACAGGCGCTTTGTTCACCCCCTGCCCGCGGAATGCTGCCCTTGCTCTTCACACCACCGGCACCACCCGCATCGAGAAGTCGACTGCTTTCACGTCCTTGGTGAGGCTGCCGATGGAGATGCGCTCCACGCCGGTCTCGGCGATGGCGCGCACGTTCTCCAAGGTGATGCCGCCGGAAGCCTCCAGCTCGGCGCGGCCGGCGGTCAAGCGCACCGCTTCGCGCATGTCATCCAGGGAGAAGTTGTCGAGCAGGATGAACCGGGCGCCGGCGGCGAGCGCCTCCTCGAGCTGGGCCAGGTTTTCCACCTCGATCTGGATGGGCGCTGTGGCATTTATGCGCCCTGCGGCGGCCAGCGCTTCCTTCACGCCCCCCGCCACGGCGATGTGGTTCTCCTTGATCAGGATCCCGTCATAGAGCCCCATGCGGTGGTTTGTGCCACCGCCCACGCGCACCGCGTATTTTTCGGCGAACCGCAGCCCGGGCAGCGTTTTGCGGGTATCGAGAATGCGCGCACGGGTACCCGCCACCGCGTCCACGTAGCGCCGGGTCGCGGTGGCGACTGCCGAGAGGGTTTGTAGAAAGTTGAGCGCGGGGCGCTCCGCCGAAAGGAGCGTCCGGGCGCGCCCCTGCAGCACACAGACCTCGGCCCCCGAAGACAGGGCGCCGCCCTCGGAGACCTTCCACTCGATTTCCACCGAGGGATCCAGGCGCAGGAAACAGGCCTCGAACCAAGGGGTGCCGGCGAGCACCGCTTCCTCGCGGCAGACGACTCGGGCCCGGGCTTCCAGGTCCTCGGGCAGGAGCAGTGCGGTCAAGTCTGCGGGGCCCAAGTCCTCTTCCAGCGCTCGGGCCACGTCCCGTTCTACGTGCTCGTGCAGCGGGAAATCCATGGGTATTAGCCGACGTGCTGGGGAAGCTCGGCGAGGCTTCTCAACACCGCGTCCGGGGTATACCCCATCTCATCGGGCGTCGCGTTGGAACGGTTGATCCAGAAGACGTGGAAGCCGAACGCTTTTGCGCCCACCGCGTCCCAATAGTTGGACGAGACGAATCCCACCTCGTGCCTGTCGACCCCCAGCCGGGCCGGGGCAAGCTGGTAGACCGAGGGGTGGGGCTTGAAGATCTTGACCTCGTCCACCGACAGAATGGCCTTGAACCTGGGCTCCAGTCCCGTGTTGCGGGTGAGCTCGAGCAGCATGCGCGGGCTGCCGTTGGACAGGACGGCGAGCGGCCGGCTTTGCAGGGCCTCCAGGGCTTCCTCCACTTCGGGGTAGGGCTGCAGATGCAGGTAGGCGTCCATGAGCCGAGCGCGGGTGCCCTCGTCGCAGGTGAGGCCCAGGTGGCGGCAGGCGTAGGTCAGGGCCTTCTCGGTGATGACCCAAAAGTCCTCGTATTCGCCCATGAGGCTCTTCAGCCAAGTGTATTCCAGCTGCTTCTGGCGCCAGAGCTGGCTCAGGGCATTGCCCTGGCCGGGAAAGCGCTGGTCGCACAAGGCGATCACTGAGTGCACGTTGTAGAGGGTGCCGTAGGCGTCGAAGACCAGAGCTTTGATCCGGACCGTCATGCGGTTTCTCCTTTCGCTTGCCTCGATCATACCCTAGCCTCGCTGCGTTTTCGTACTGCCGGGACCATTGAAATCCCTGCCGACTTCCCCAATAAAAACGTAAAAGTTCGCTCTTAGAAGGTTTCCAGGGGGCTGAAAATGCGTCTCGACAAGCTTACGACCAAGTTCCAGCAGGCGCTGG is a window encoding:
- the nadC gene encoding carboxylating nicotinate-nucleotide diphosphorylase yields the protein MDFPLHEHVERDVARALEEDLGPADLTALLLPEDLEARARVVCREEAVLAGTPWFEACFLRLDPSVEIEWKVSEGGALSSGAEVCVLQGRARTLLSAERPALNFLQTLSAVATATRRYVDAVAGTRARILDTRKTLPGLRFAEKYAVRVGGGTNHRMGLYDGILIKENHIAVAGGVKEALAAAGRINATAPIQIEVENLAQLEEALAAGARFILLDNFSLDDMREAVRLTAGRAELEASGGITLENVRAIAETGVERISIGSLTKDVKAVDFSMRVVPVV
- a CDS encoding haloacid dehalogenase type II gives rise to the protein MTVRIKALVFDAYGTLYNVHSVIALCDQRFPGQGNALSQLWRQKQLEYTWLKSLMGEYEDFWVITEKALTYACRHLGLTCDEGTRARLMDAYLHLQPYPEVEEALEALQSRPLAVLSNGSPRMLLELTRNTGLEPRFKAILSVDEVKIFKPHPSVYQLAPARLGVDRHEVGFVSSNYWDAVGAKAFGFHVFWINRSNATPDEMGYTPDAVLRSLAELPQHVG